One window from the genome of Dermacentor silvarum isolate Dsil-2018 chromosome 7, BIME_Dsil_1.4, whole genome shotgun sequence encodes:
- the LOC119458912 gene encoding protein Skeletor, isoforms B/C-like: MQPRNIRFIDVIIHKTRLHCFFLAGTSAVYHGKLIGSVTTYYHNFRGTVYAAAAKSVVITDLNYDGGGPAAHFWAGSNSGLDPNGDQLLDEEMSTKVLKPYKNATVFLRLPRKITEYKSLGIYCELFGADFGNVQIPAGYELPKEQSLGKLSAKQHNTMAAEVILKDSATILLKGFEYSAACPGSAYFVAGRTANAQPDQLTRLIYDNGKTSKLGSYNKKDITAILPIGRHWNEFKWFSVYCVDAKQSYAEIAINQAVAEKLPLHDPKAIMPLPSIESTDNAGAPFAPFSALCVFTLISVTFASALAIRRCLESDNRIKTC; encoded by the exons ATGCAACCGAGAAACATACGCTTCATTGACGTAATCATTCATAAAACACGGCTGCACTGCTTTTTCCTCGCAGGTACCTCGGCTGTGTACCACGGCAAGCTTATCGGCTCGGTCACTacctactatcacaatttcaggGGAACCGTGTACGCCGCTGCTGCTAAGAGCGTCGTCATCACAGACCTCAACTACGACGGTGGGGGTCCCG CGGCCCATTTCTGGGCTGGATCCAACAGTGGACTGGACCCTAATGGCGACCAGCTGCTCGACGAAGAAATGAG CACCAAGGTGTTGAAGCCCTACAAGAATGCCACGGTTTTCCTTAGGTTGCCTAGGAAGATCACCGAATACAAGTCTCTGGGCATCTACTGCGAATTGTTCGGG GCTGACTTCGGCAACGTCCAGATTCCGGCTGGCTATGAGCTGCCCAAGGAGCAGAGCCTCGGCAAGCTGTCCGCCAAGCAGCACAACACAATGGCTGCCGAAGTCATCCTCAAGGATAGCGCCACCATTCTGCTCAAGGGGTTTGAGTACAGCGCCGCCTGTCCAGGAT CTGCCTATTTCGTGGCGGGCCGTACTGCCAACGCCCAACCAGATCAACTGACTCGCCTAATCTACGACAACGGAAA GACGAGCAAGCTGGGAAGTTACAACAAGAAGGATATCACGGCGATATTGCCCATTGGTCGGCACTGGAACGAGTTCAAGTGGTTTTCAGTGTACTGCGTCGACGCCAAGCAGAGCTACGCTGAAATCGCAATCAACCAGGCGGTGGCTGAGAAGCTGCCGCTGCACGATCCCAAGGCTATCATGCCCCTGCCTTCGATAGAGTCGACAGACAACGCAG GTGCGCCCTTCGCTCCGTTCTCAGCACTTTGTGTGTTTACTCTGATATCTGTCACATTTGCGTCAGCTCTCGCCATTCGGCGATGCCTTG AAAGCGATAATCGCATCAAGACATGCTGA